The sequence CGATGCGTGGACGACGACATCGACGGCATCGTCATCCCAGGTTGCGTCCTCCTGGGCGGAGGGGATCGTGAGAGCCTCAGCGACGACGTCGACACCGATCTGCTCGATCTTCGCGTACTGGAACCGTTCGGCGTAGGACTTCGCTTCAGCGAGGATCCGAGGCAGGCTGGGCAGGCCGGCGAACGCGAACAGGACCCGCCAGCTGTCCTGTGCTGCGGCGTGGGCGATGACGCACAGCGTCGTCAGTTCCTCCACCGTGAGGTCCTGCGCCTCGTCTACAAGGATCGCGAGGCCGACGCCTTCCTCTTCGGCTGCTTGGGCGAGATCGTGAATGAGCTTGCGGAGGTCGGTATCGAGGATGCCCGTGTCGGCTCCGCCTCCAGTTGTTCCGGCCAGATCGAGCCCAAAGGTCCAGACTCCGGTGGTGTCGTACGACGCTTTGAAACTCAGGGCGGTCTTGAGTGCCTTGAGCAGACGCCGGCCGGCACCTGCGTGCGCGAGGTCCGCCAGTGGCTCGTACAGCGCCTCACCGACCAGTTCCCGTAGCGATTTCCCGGATCCCGCTTCGACCTGCGCGACGATCCATGCCTTCTTCGCGGCATTGCGACGGAACTCGGACAGCAGGACGGTCTTCCCGACGCCGCGAAGTCCATACAGCACGACGGGCTGGTCCGTGCGATCGCGTTCGGCGCGCGCAAGCGACGTGGACCATGCCCACAACGCATCATCACGCCCGACCAGCGCCGCCGGCTTCCGGCCTGCTCCAGGTGAATACGGGTTCCGGATCGGATCCATGCTTCCTCCGATTGAAGAGACCTACCAAAGTCTACTGGAGTCTAACGAAAGGCTAGATATCGGTAGACATCTCTAGATGGAATGCCTCGCCGCTCGCCCGGGCTCCACATGACCGGCGCGCGAACGCGATCACCACCCGCGCAGATCTCAACCCGATCCCCGGCCGAGCCGCCCAGAGGCGAGCCGCTCCTCGGTGGGGGTGTGGAGGTCGATAGGCTGCGGGAGTGACCGCCCGAACCGCGACCACCGCTGCCCGACTGCTACTCGGAGGCACGGTGCTGCTCGCGGGCAGCCTGATGCTCGCCGGATGCACGTCGGCGCCCGAGCCGACCGCAAGCCCGTCGCCGACGGCCTCACCGTCGCCGAGCGCGACCTCCACGGCACCGCCGACGGAGACGTCCGAGCCGGCCCCCGCTCCCGTTCCCGAGCCGGTCACGTGCGACACCGTGCTGACGCCCGAGGCGACGAGCGCGCTCGCCGAGCAGGGCCTCGAGCTCCGGGAAGGCACGACCCCGGGGTATCCGCTCGCCGAGCAGTTCGCCGCCGCAGGCGGCACCGCCTGCACGTGGTCGGTCCGGCAGTCCGACATCTTCTTCACCGTGGTGCAGCTTCCCGTCGCCGACGGCGAGCACGACGCGTGGGCACGCGTGCTGGCCGAGAACGGCTACACGCCGACCGACGATCCCGTGCCGGGCGCACACACCGGGCCGGTCGAGCCCGGCACGGGCATCGCGCCGATCGCCATCGTCGAGACCACGCGCATCACGTTCATGAGCGCGCCGGCCCACGCGACGGATCTCGCGCCCGCGCCGTAACGGCGCTCCGCGCCACCCGCGCCGGCGAAGCCCACCGACGGGGTCACGGACCGGCCGCGAACCATCAGCTTTCCGGTGCGCGCCTCGCCTACCCTTGATCGGGATGTCTCAGACGCTCGCCCCGACTCGCCGCGCCCGCGCGAGGTCCGTCGGCATCGGCATCGGGGTCGCCGGCATCCTCGCGCTCGTCTCGATCCGCCTGTTCGCGCCCGCCGAGCTCGGCGACGTGCTCTCCGACCGCGTGCAGGACTTCATCACGCTGTCCGTGAGCGTGGTCATCGAGAGCCTGCCGTTCGTGTTCCTCGGCATCGGCCTGTCGATCGCCGTGCAGCTGTTCCTGCCCGAGGACTTCCTCATCCGACGGCTCCCCCGCAACCCCGTGCTGCGGCGCATCGTGGTGTCGCTCCTCGGGGTGCTGCTGCCGGTCTGCGAGTGCGGCAACGTGCCGCTCGCGCGCGGGCTCATCCAGCGCGGGCTCACGGTCGGCGAGTCGATGACGTTCCTGCTCGCGGCGCCCATCCTGAACCCGGTCACCATCATCACGACGTACCAGGCGTTCGGCTGGGACGACGGCATCCTCATCGCCCGCATCGCGGGCGGCTTCATCGTCGCGAACCTCATCGGCTGGGTGTACAGCCGCCACCCGCAGCCCATGTCGCTGCTGACGCCCCGGTTCCAGGCGGCCTGCGCCCACCCCGGCACGGATGCCTCGTCGAAGCCTCGCAAGGCGGCGCGCATGTTCGCCGAGGAGACGAGCGCGATGATGCCGGCGCTGTTCGTCGGCTCGGCCATCGCCGGGCTCATCCAGGTCGCCGTGTCGCGCGACTTCCTCGTCACGCTCGGCCAGAACCCCGTGCTCTCGGTGTTCGCGCTGATGCTGCTCGCATTCGTCATCTCGATCTGCGCGAACGTCGACGCGTTCTTCGTGCTGTCGTTCGGGTCGACCTTCATGCCGGGCGCGATCGTCGCGTTCCTCGTGTTCGGTCCGATGATCGACATCAAGATGCTCGCGCTCATGCGCACGACCTTCACGGCGCGCACGCTCGTGCAGTTGACCGCCATCGTCGGGCTCGCGAGCGCCGCCATCGGGTTGGGGGTCAACCTTGTGGCCTAGGCTCATCGAACGCTGGAAGGGCGTCGCGCTGACCCTCATCGGCGTCGTCGCGACCGTGTGGCTCACCGTCACCGGCCAACTCGGGCTGTACATCCACCCGCGGTACTTCGGCTTCACCGCGGTGATGGCGATCGTCGGCGGGGTGCTCGCGCTGCTCGCGCTCGCGCTGGTGCCGGGTCGCGACGAGGGCGACGGGCACGAGCACGAGCACGAGCACGAGCACGAGCACGAGCACGACCACGACCACGACCACGACCACGACCACGACCACGACCACGATCACGAGGAAGCCACTGGTCGAGGCGCGAAGCGACCAGGGGGGCGTGCGGTGGTCGGCGCGATCATGGGTGCCGTGATCGTCGTCGGCGCGCTGGTCGCGCTGCTGGTGTTCCCGCCCGCGACGCTCACCGCATCGACCGCGATGGACCGCGACATCGACCGCACGACCGCCGACCTGGCGGGCGACGCGCCGAGCCTCGCGGGCGCCGATCCGAGCCGGTTCACGGTCAAGGACTGGGCACTGCTGCTGCGGCAGACCGAGGACCCGTCGGCGTTCGCCGGCCAGGAGGTCGCCCTCACGGGCTTCGTGACGCCCGCGCCCGGAGACCCGGACGACTCGTTCTACGTGGCCCGGTTCACGGTCACCTGCTGCGCCGTCGACGCGCAGCCCATCGGTGTCGCGGTGCACCTGCCCGGCTGGCGCGACACGTTCGAGGTCGACGACTGGGTCGAGGCGACCGGCGGCTTCGCGCTCGACCCGGCGGGCGGCGAGCAGCTCGTGCTCGTGCCCGACGCGGTCGAGCCGACCGAGCAGCCGGAGCAGCCGTATGTCTTCTGAGCCGGCCCAGCCGGCACACGCTGCCGACCCGGTCGAGCTGCTCGATCCGGCCGAACCCGCCGCGCCGACCGCGGCCGCATCTCGGCGGTTCCGGCGACGGCTGCTCGGCACGATCGCCGTGCTCGCCGCAGCGGCGGTCTCGCTCGCGTTCGCCGGTGTGGTGCAGGGGCCGCGCCTGTCCGAGGCATCCGTCGATGTGGAGCGCGTGACGCGGCTCGCCGACGGCCGCCTCGTGCTCGCACTCAACCAGCCCATCGCACGCGTCGACGGCGACGTGCGCGTCGAGCCGGCGGAGCCCGCCGAGCTCACGATCGACGGGCGGGCACTCGTGGTCGAGTTCGCTGAGCCGCTGCCGTACGACACCGAGTACACGGTCACGGTCGACGGCGTGGTCGGCGAGGCCCAGCCCACCGCGGTCACCGTGGAGCACCGGTTCACGACGACGGATGCCCCGGTGTACACGCTCGCCCGGCGAAGCCCCGCCGGGCAGACCGATGTGATCCTGCGGTCGAGTTTCGGCGAGCGCACGCCCGAGGTCGTGCTCGAGGCGACGCGACTGCAGTCGTTCGCGCACGCGGGCGACGCCGTCGTGGCGGTCGCCGTCGAGGACGACGACACCAACACCCTGCGCGTCGCCGGGATCGACGAGACCACGCAGACGATGGGGCTGCCCGAGCCGGGCATCGTGCGTTCGATCGGCGGCTCCACGACGCATCCGCTGATCGCGTTCGTGCACGATGGCGTGACGCTCCCCGGCGGGGCCGAGCCCGCCTATCGCGAGACGCTCTTCACGCTCGACGTCTCAGGCGTCGCCGCGGCGCCCGAGCCGGTGCTCGGGCTCGACGGCGAACCGCTCCGGGTCATGGACTGGCGGTTCGTGCCGGGCACCACGTCGCTCGTCGTGCAGGACCTCGACGGCGCGCTGTTCGTCGTCGACGCGCTCGGGCTGACCCCGCCGACCCCGCTCGGATCGGCCGCCGAGCTCCGCGGGCTGATCCCCGGCTCGCGCCTGCTCGTGGTCGCCGACCCCGACCGCGGTCGCATCTTCGACCTCGAGACCGGCGAGGAAGCGCCCAACGAGCTGCCGATCGCCGAACTGCCCGAACAGGCGTACCCGGGCAAGGTGGAGCAGCTCGACGCGTCGGGCGCGCACCTGCTCTCGGTGCTGCTGACGGGCGATGACGGCGCGGGCGGTGTGACGACCGAGTCGCTGCTCGCCCGCGTGGACGCCGAGGGAACGAGCCTGCGCTATGCGACGGGCGAGGGCAGCCGCCTACTCGACTACTGCGTCGCGCCGAACGGCCGCTCCGCGGCCGTCGAGACCGTCGCCGACGGCGCGGCGTCCGACGGCTACCCGCACGCACCCTCGTACGTCGAGCGGCTCACGACCGTGGTCGACCTCGAGACCGGCGACGTGGTGCTGACCCAGAGCGGCGGGTCGTCGGACTGGTGCCGGTGACGTTCTCCACACCGGGCGGAGAAATCTCAAGAATCTCAAGCGGATAAAGCAACCTGCTCCGCCGCCGGTCACACCGGCAGGCGCTCGCCGCCGCGCCAGTGGCGGTCGACGCCCCGGCGATCGAGCAGCTGCTGGAACGTCGCGAGCCGGTCCGGCGCGGCCTGGACCTGGTGCGGTTCGACGCCGGCGGTGACGCAGTGCGCGGCGAGCGCGCCCGCCGCCTCTCCGATCGACCACTCGGACGGGTGGACCCGGTAGCAGCCGTTCGTGATGTGCGTGCTGCCGATGGACTTGCCCGCGCCGATCACGTTGCGCACCCGGACGGGCAGCAGCGCGCCCAGCGGGATCTGGAACGGATGAGCCGCGACGTCGAGATAGCCGTCGCCTCCGGTCGTCGGGTGCAGGTCGATCCGGTAGCAGCCGGTCCCGACGGCGTCGGCGTAGGTCACCGCACCGTGGTCGCCGCGGACCGCGACCGAGAGATCCTGCTCGACGACCGTGGTGATCGCCTCGATGCGACGGCTCTCACGGATGTACGGGGCCTGGGCGAAGCCGTCGTCCGTGCCGGTCACGTCCGGCCGGAGCCTGAGGCCCGGATGCCCCGTTCCCCCGTCGGCGCGCGGCGCCTCCGTCTGCAACCAGTACAGGAACGAGGCGCTGAGGGCGCGCGCCTGCCGCGCGTGACGCTCGTCGTCGCCTGAGTCGTAGAGCCCGCCCTCGGCGTAGTCGTTCATCGGCCAGTTCACGAGCGAGACATCGCTCGTGAAGAAGCCCGGCTCGTAGTTCGCCCGGTCGAGCACGCGGCGGTAGCTCCACAGTTCGGGCCGGATGAGCGCGGTCTCCATGTCGGACGCGCCGTCCGACTGCTCGGGCTCGAACCGGCCGTGCACGACGCGCCCGCCTCGGGGGTCGGGGTACTCCCATCTCAGCAGGGGTCCCGGCCACCCCGGCAGGGTGGCGGTGCGCCAGTGCTCGTAGTCCTCGGGCCGGTCGATCGTGTGATCGCCGTCGGCGAGCTCGAGCGCGAAGACGTGCGTGACCGCCTGCACGTTGCCGGGATCGGCATGCGCCTGCGCCGACGGCTCGCCCGTCAGCGCGGCCGACTCGCTCCCGGTGCGGTGCTCGACGCCCGCGAGCGGGAGGAGCTCGCCGATCTCGGTGGCCTCAAGGACGTAGGCGGCCTCCACACGCATGCGTGCCCCGCGTCTCGACTCGAACTCCACGCCGCGGACGAGGTCACCGTCGACGTCCGCCGCGACCGGCCAGGACTCGCGCAGCACCGTCAGCCGCCCGGAGGCGACCCAGGGGGCGAGCAGCTCCTCGATGACCCCGGCCGCGACGCGCGGCTCAGCGCAGAGCGCGCTGACCCATCCGTTTCCCGGGTTGAACTCGGAACGACCGAGGCTCTCGGCCGTGAGCGGATACGAGCGCGCGTACGCGTCGCGGATCGCCCGGCGGAGCCGCCGGTACGCTGCGGTCGAGCCGTGCGTCTCGATCCACGGATGCTCGTCGGGCGGCACCGCCTGCGAGGTCAGCTGACCGCCGAGCCACGGATGGCGCTCCGTGAGCACGACTCGCGCGCCGCCTTCGCACGCGGCGAGCGCCGCGGCGACGCCGCCGAGGCTGCCGCCCACGACGAGCACCTCGGTCGACCACGAGTCGGACGACATCAGCTCACCCCGTCGCGCGTGGCGATCAGCATGAAGCTGTAGCGGTCGGCGCGATAGTGCGACACCGCCCGCTCCACGATGTGACCGCGATCGTCGAGTCCGATGCGATGGACCGCGAGCAGCGGATCGCCCTCCGCGACGCCGAGCAGGGCGCTCTGCTCGGGGTCCGCGGTCACCGCCGAGACCGACTGCTGCGCGGTCGCCACCTCGACGGCGTACTCGGTGCGGAGCAGGTCGTACAGTCCGCCGGTCAGGTCGTGCGTGAGGAGTCCGGGGAACGGCGTGGCCGGCAGCAGCACCGACTCGACGCACATCGGCTCACGGTCGGCGAGCCGCAACCGGTCGATCGAGTAGGCGAGCTCGCCGTCGGCGACACCGAGTTCGGTGGCGACCGATCCGGTCACCACGACCGGCGCGGCCGAGAGCAGCCGGGACCCGGGTTCCATGCCCCGCGCGCGCATGTCTTCGCTGAAGCCCGAGAGCGAGGAGCCCTTCGTCACCCGCCGGTCGGAGACGAACGTCCCGCTCCCGGGGACGGTGTAGATCAGCCCGCTGCGCTGCAGCGTGCCGAGCGCCTGCCGCAGCGTGGACCGGCTCACGTCCAGTGCATGCGCGAGGTCGACCTCGCGCGGGAGACGTTCGTGCGCAGCCATCCCGGCGATGCGGCGGCGGAGTTCGGCATCGATGCGGCGGATCTTGGTCGTCACGACGGTACCTCGGTCGGGGTCGGGCAGGCTCGGATGAGCTGCTGCGTGAGCCGATACGGATCGGAGATCGCGGTTCCGACCACGACTGACCACGCGCCCGCTTCGAAGGCGGCCGCGACCTCCTGCTGGCGACTGTAGCGTCCTTCCGCGATGACGGGATTGGCCGTCATCGCCGCGAGCCGGCCGACCAGCGCGATGTCGGGCCCGTTCGGCGCGGCGCGTCCGGTGTACCCGGCGAGCGTGGTCCCGATCCAGTCGGCCCCCGCTTCGAGCGCATGCTCGGCGCCTACCTCGCCGTCGACGTCGGCCATGACCAGGGCGCCGTGCGCGTGCGCGGCGGCCACCAGGTCGGCGAGCGGGACCCCGTTCGGCCGGGTTCTGGGCGTGCCGTCCATCGCCACCACTGAGGCACCCGCCCCGGCCAGCTCGACCACATCCTCGACCCGCGGAGTGATGTAGACCTCGCTTCCCGCCGTGCGGCGCTTGACGAGACCGATCACCGGGACCGCTCCCCCGGCGATCGCCCGCACATGCGCGACGCTCTCGAGCCGGAGTGCGCTGGCGCCCGCGGCGACGACGGCGCGCGTCATGATCCGCATCGCGTCGGGGTCGTGGAAGGGGCTGACCTCAGCCGCCTGACACGACACGACCAGCCGCCCTCGGATCTGCTCGGGGATGTTCATCGTTCGGTGCTCATTTCGTTCGTTTCGCGGCTCAGGTGTGTCTCGATCGCATCGGGCATCGTCGGCGCCTCGGCGAGGATGAGTGCGCCCGCGAGCGGATCGGCGTGCGCGCGCACGATCTGCGCGGCCGGGCACCGCTGCGTCAGGGCCGCGCGGAAGCCCTCGCCGAGGAGGTCCGTCTGGCCGAAGACGCCGCCCGTGCCCGCGACCGGGACGGCGTCGGCCGCCAGGTGCAGTCGCTCGAGCACGTCGGCGACCGACGACCCCAGTGCGGTGCCGGCGCCACGCCAGATGTCGAGTGCGAGCCGGTCGCCCGCGCGGGCCGCCTCGGCGACGGCCGGAACGATCGCAGCGACGTCGTCGGGTGGCGGCGGCTCGGCGCGCCATCGGGCCGCGAGTCCGTCGAGGTCACCCCACCGGTCGGTGACCGCGTCGAGCAACGGGCCCGGGCGTCCGCCGTCCCACTGCGCGAGCGCGCCGCGGATCGCCTGCAGGCCGATCCAGTGCCCGGAGCCGCGATCGCCGAGCGCGGCACCCCAGCCGTCGGATCGCGCGACGCGGTTGGGCAGGTCGACGCCCAGCGCCACCGCACCCGTCCCGGCGGCGATCACCGCGCCCGTGACCGGGCCGAGCGCGCCGAGGTAGCCGGTGAAGCTGTCGTCGGCGACCACCACGGTCACCGAGCGGGCGAGCGACGCGATACGGGCGAGGACCGCGCCCGCATCGCCCTTCCCGCCGTTGAGCCCGGTCATGCCGACACCGACGCGAAGCGCGTCGGCCGATCGGCCGTTGACCGCCGCGTGCACGGCATCCGCGATGACGACGGCAGGCAGACGGCTCGACCAGTAGCCGGCGGTCGTCGCCTCGCTCGTCTCGCCGTCGATCGCGCGTGCGCGAGCGCGGCATCCGCCCTGACCGAGGTCGACCCCCACGTGCAGCATGCTCATGCACGACCTCCGGCCGATGCGGCGAGTGCGCGACCGTCGATGTTCTCCTCCGCGAAGTGGCAGGCGACCTCGCGACCCTCGACGACCCGCAGCTCGGGCGTCGTCGTCGCGCACACGTCACGGGCCATGAAGCACCGCGTCCGGAAGCGGCAGCCGCTCGGCGGGTCCGCCGGCGACGGCAGGTCGCCGGCGAGCACGATGCGCTCGCGCGGCGGCTCGGCCCATGGCCGCGCGGCCGGCTCGGCGGAGAGCAGCGACATCGTGTACGGATGCAGCGGACGCTCGTAGACCGTCGCCGCCGGGCCGACCTCCATGATCCGGCCCAGGTACATGACGGCCACGTCGTCACTCACGTGCCGCACGACGGAGAGGTCGTGGGCGATGAACAGGTACCCGAGCCCGAGATCGGCCTGCAGCTCGCGGAGCAGGTTGAGCGTCTGCGCCTGCACCGACACGTCGAGCGCGCTCACGGGCTCGTCGCAGACCACGAGCTTCGGGTGCAGGGTGAGCGCACGGGCGATGCCGACCCGTTGCCGTTGGCCGCCGGACAGCTGATGCGGGTACCGGTCGATCATGTGCGCGGGGAGTCCGACGCGTTCGAGCAGTTCGACCGTGCGGTCGCGTCGTTCGGGCTTCGGCACCGGACCGTCGTGCGCGCGCCAGCCTTCGGCGACGATGAACCCGATGGTCTTGCGCGGATTCAGCGACGTGTACGGGTCTTGGTACACCATCTGGATCTCGCGGGTGAGCTCGCGCCGGCGCCGGGGGCTGGCCGCCTGGATCTGCTCGCCTTCGAACTCGATCGATCCGCCCGAGGCGCGCTGCAGGCCGATCACGGTCCGCGCGAGTGTGGATTTGCCGCAGCCGGACTCGCCCACGAGGCCGAGCGTCGTGTGGTGCCGCACGGTGAGGTCGACGCCGGCGACCGCTCGCACGGCCGGACGGGCGCGCCCGATGCCGCGCGCACCGTAGGACACCTCGAGATCGCGAAGCCTGAGCAGCGGGGTCGATTCAGCGGATGGCATATGCGGGCACCTCCTCGGCGAAGTGGCAGGCTGAGCTCTGGCCGCCCTCGAGCACACGCAGCGCCGGGCGCTCGACGGTGCAGCGCTCTCGCGCCATCGGGCAGCGCGGATGGAAGGCGCAACCCGAGGGCAACGCGTTCGGCGAGGGCGGCAGGCCCGGGATGGTCCGCAGCGGCGCTCCCGGCACGGCCTCCGACGGGATGCTCTGCATGAGCGCCCGGGTGTACGGATGCTTCGGCCCGTCGTACACCTCGCGGAGCGGCCCGGTCTCGACCACCCGCCCGGCGTACATGATCGAGACCCGGTCGGCGTATCGGGCGACCACGCCGAGGTCGTGACTGATCAGGATCATGGCCATGCCGTTCTCCTGCCGGAGCCGCTCCAACAGCTCCATGATCTGCGCCTGCACGGTCACGTCGAGCGCGGTGGTCGGTTCGTCGGCGATGAGCAGCCGCGGCCGGAGCGCGATCGCCATCGCGATCACCGCGCGCTGCCGCATCCCGCCGGAGAACTCGTGCGGGTAGGCGCGGGCCCGCCGGGCGGCGTCGGGGATGCCGACGTGTTCGAGGGCCTCGACCGCCGCCGCCCAGGCCCTTGATCGGTTCCACCCGTGCCGGACCCGGAACAGTTCGGCGATCTGGTAGCCGACCGTGAACACGGGGTTCAACGCAGAGAGCGAGTCCTGGAAGACCATGCCCATCTTGGTGCCGCAGAGTCTCCGGCTCGCCCGCGTGGGCCGGGCCGGAAGCTCGACGCCGTCGAACGTGACGCGACCGGCGGTGATCCGGCCGCGGCGCGGGGGCAGCAAACCCATGACCGCCCGCACCGCGACCGACTTCCCCGATCCGGACTCCCCGATGATCGCGAGCGTCTCGCCGGGCGCCACCTCGAACGAGACGTCGCTGATCACCTGCTGCGGCCCGAGGTCGGTGTCGATCGTGACACCCAGCCGCTCCACTCGCAGCAACGGGTCGACGCCCGTCGCGGAGGTCCGTTCCATGATGCGCGTCCTAGTCGATCGTCACGCCGGCGAAGTTCGGCAGATCGTTCGGGGTGGGCACGAATCCGCTGACGTCCGACCGGAGCACCACGTTGCTCGTGAGGTCCAGCGGGAAGATGCCGACCGCGTCGTTCCAGATGATCTCGCCCGCATCCGCGTACAGCTCGGCACGGCGCTCCTGGTCGAGCTCGGCGCGCGCCGCGAGCAGCAGCTCGTCGAGCTCGGGGTTGGCGTACCCCATGCGGTTCGCCGTCGACAGGTACAGCCGGGCGAGGGTGAAGTCGGCGTCGCCCGTGATCGTGCTCCCCGTGCTCATGGTCGAGTCCCAGTCGAGCGCGAGCAGGCGGTCCAGCCAGACCGCGCGCTCGAGGCGCTGCGGCTCGACCGTGATGCCGACCTTCGCCCAGTCGCTGATCATGGCTTCGGCGAACTGGTCGCCCGCGGCGCAGCATCCGGCACTCCACATCATGGTGGTGCTGATCCCGTCCGGGTATCCCGCCTCGGCCAGCAGCGCCTTCGCCTTCTCGGGGTCGTAGTCGTACGGCGACTGCGCGGCCGAACCGAACACGGCCTCCGGGATCGGGCCCTCCGCGACCTCGCCGACGCCCTCGAACAGGGCCGGGGCGATCGCCTCCAGGTCGATCGCGTGCCAGAGCGCCTGGCGCACGCGGACGTCGGTGAACGGCTCACGAGAGCTGTTGAACCAGATGTAGTAGTTGCCGTAGGTCGGGTAGCTCTCCACGGTCAGATCGGCGTTGCCCTCGACGCTCGCGAGCTGGTCGGCGGGCAGGCCCCATGTCGCGTCGATCTCATCGTTCTGCAGCGCCGTGATGCGACCGGACACCTCGGGGATGTACTCGTAGCGGAGGCCCGCGAGATCCGGCGTCGCGCCGTGGTAGTTGTCGTTGCGCTCGAGCTCGACCTGCTGACTCGGCGTGAACGAGGTGACGACGAAGGGCCCGCTGCCGTACGGCGCCGCGAAGAAGTCGGCGTCGGCGACCTTGTCCGCCGGCACGACCGGCAGCAGGGCGAGGTTGCTCAGCACCGTGCCGAGCGGGTCGCTCGTCGTGATCCGCAGCGTCGTGTCGTCGGGCGCCTCGACGGTCTCCACCGCCGCCCATGTGCTCACGAGCGGGCCTTCGTTCGCGATCAGCTGGTCGAGCGATGCCTTCGCGTCGGCCGAGGTGACCGGCGTCCCGTCGGCGAACTCCACGTCGTCGGCGATGGTGAACTCCCACGTGAGCGGGTCCGGGTTCTCCCAGCTGGTCGCGAGGCGCGGCTCGAACTCACCGTCGACCCGGGCGACCAGCGTCTCGAACACCATCTGCGTGACGGCGAGCGTCGGCAGATCCGCCGAGTTCGCACCGAGCGGGTCGAGCGACGCGATCGGCGTCGGGTTGGCGACCCGGAGGATCGCGTCGTCTGCGCCGGCGTCGCCGCCGGTGCCGCCGTCGTCGCCGCCGAACGCGCAGCCGGTCAGGGCGAGGGCGGCTGCGAGCAACGATGCTCCCAGCGCCGTCATACGTGTGTGCTTCTTCACGAGGTGTGCTCCGCTTCTCGAGGGTGTCGTGGGTGGGATGGTGCAGGAGGGGTG is a genomic window of Agromyces protaetiae containing:
- a CDS encoding ABC transporter ATP-binding protein: MERTSATGVDPLLRVERLGVTIDTDLGPQQVISDVSFEVAPGETLAIIGESGSGKSVAVRAVMGLLPPRRGRITAGRVTFDGVELPARPTRASRRLCGTKMGMVFQDSLSALNPVFTVGYQIAELFRVRHGWNRSRAWAAAVEALEHVGIPDAARRARAYPHEFSGGMRQRAVIAMAIALRPRLLIADEPTTALDVTVQAQIMELLERLRQENGMAMILISHDLGVVARYADRVSIMYAGRVVETGPLREVYDGPKHPYTRALMQSIPSEAVPGAPLRTIPGLPPSPNALPSGCAFHPRCPMARERCTVERPALRVLEGGQSSACHFAEEVPAYAIR
- a CDS encoding ABC transporter substrate-binding protein; protein product: MKKHTRMTALGASLLAAALALTGCAFGGDDGGTGGDAGADDAILRVANPTPIASLDPLGANSADLPTLAVTQMVFETLVARVDGEFEPRLATSWENPDPLTWEFTIADDVEFADGTPVTSADAKASLDQLIANEGPLVSTWAAVETVEAPDDTTLRITTSDPLGTVLSNLALLPVVPADKVADADFFAAPYGSGPFVVTSFTPSQQVELERNDNYHGATPDLAGLRYEYIPEVSGRITALQNDEIDATWGLPADQLASVEGNADLTVESYPTYGNYYIWFNSSREPFTDVRVRQALWHAIDLEAIAPALFEGVGEVAEGPIPEAVFGSAAQSPYDYDPEKAKALLAEAGYPDGISTTMMWSAGCCAAGDQFAEAMISDWAKVGITVEPQRLERAVWLDRLLALDWDSTMSTGSTITGDADFTLARLYLSTANRMGYANPELDELLLAARAELDQERRAELYADAGEIIWNDAVGIFPLDLTSNVVLRSDVSGFVPTPNDLPNFAGVTID